In Azospirillaceae bacterium, a genomic segment contains:
- a CDS encoding anti-sigma factor produces MNAGRPITEEDLQAYVDGALDAGRRAEIEDYLARHAEAAQRVATYTLQRAALREALAPIVDAPVPDSLNLARLIEARRDRQARAWAGPWRNLAAAVLLLVVGGAGGWSMHGMAAKAPLSGVNALTQEAMDNYRVYAADSLRPVEMRAGEEQQLLQWVSKRLDRPVAVPDLSASGYRFMGGRLIATAHGAGAMFFYDDAGGNRIAMMVRPMTVDMDAPMSEHRQETAGQMVGGVTWSNQGMGYSLVADAPPQALHPLADEARRQIRAKI; encoded by the coding sequence ATGAACGCGGGTCGCCCCATCACCGAGGAAGACTTGCAGGCCTATGTCGATGGCGCCCTGGACGCCGGGCGCCGGGCGGAGATCGAAGATTACCTAGCCCGCCATGCCGAGGCGGCACAGCGCGTGGCAACGTACACCCTGCAGCGCGCGGCCCTGCGTGAGGCGCTGGCCCCCATCGTGGACGCACCGGTGCCCGACAGCCTGAACCTGGCCCGCCTGATCGAGGCGCGGCGCGACCGGCAGGCGCGCGCCTGGGCTGGCCCCTGGCGCAACCTCGCCGCCGCCGTGCTGCTGCTGGTGGTGGGTGGGGCCGGCGGCTGGTCCATGCACGGCATGGCGGCCAAGGCGCCGCTGAGCGGCGTCAACGCCCTGACGCAGGAGGCCATGGACAACTACCGCGTCTATGCCGCCGACAGCCTGCGGCCGGTGGAAATGCGCGCCGGCGAGGAACAGCAACTGCTGCAATGGGTGTCCAAGCGCCTGGATCGGCCGGTCGCCGTGCCCGACCTGTCGGCCTCGGGCTACCGCTTCATGGGCGGCCGGCTGATCGCCACCGCCCACGGCGCCGGCGCCATGTTTTTCTATGACGACGCCGGCGGCAACCGCATCGCCATGATGGTGCGGCCCATGACCGTGGACATGGACGCGCCCATGTCCGAACACCGCCAGGAAACCGCCGGACAAATGGTGGGCGGCGTCACCTGGAGCAACCAGGGCATGGGCTACAGCCTGGTGGCCGATGCCCCGCCCCAGGCCCTGCATCCCCTGGCGGATGAGGCGCGCCGGCAGATCCGCGCCAAGATCTGA
- a CDS encoding sigma-70 family RNA polymerase sigma factor, with translation MKDMMQLVEPLIPPLRRYARALVRDAATADDLVQDCLERAITRWHQRRADGDARTWLFTILHNLAVSHIRQNRRRGGQVALDDAVAEPALSRPPTQEDALRHADLLRALDTLPEDQRAVLLLVSVEDLSYAEAARVLDIPIGTVMSRLARAREKLAQHMEGEPAGATIHRPNFGASIFRRVK, from the coding sequence ATGAAGGACATGATGCAACTGGTGGAACCGCTGATCCCGCCCCTGCGCCGCTACGCGCGGGCGCTGGTGCGGGATGCGGCCACCGCCGACGACCTGGTGCAGGACTGCCTGGAGCGGGCCATCACCCGCTGGCACCAGCGCCGGGCGGACGGCGACGCCCGCACCTGGCTGTTCACCATCCTGCACAACCTGGCCGTCAGCCACATCCGCCAGAACCGGCGGCGCGGCGGCCAGGTGGCGCTGGACGACGCGGTCGCGGAACCGGCGCTCAGCCGCCCACCGACGCAGGAGGACGCGCTGCGCCATGCCGACCTGCTGCGCGCCCTGGACACCCTGCCGGAGGACCAGCGCGCCGTGCTGCTGTTGGTGTCGGTGGAGGACCTGTCCTATGCCGAGGCCGCGCGCGTGCTGGACATCCCCATCGGCACCGTCATGTCCCGCCTGGCGCGGGCACGGGAAAAGCTGGCGCAACACATGGAGGGGGAGCCGGCGGGCGCCACCATCCACCGCCCCAATTTCGGCGCCTCGATCTTCAGGAGAGTGAAATGA
- a CDS encoding cytochrome b/b6 domain-containing protein — protein MTPTFTAAARILHWLMAGLIVAMLFIGAGMVATVGPAHNWLVPLHKSIGVAILALVVIRLAVRATRSPPALPAAMPLPQKAIAHASHLVLYALMIALPLVGWSMLSAGGYPIIVWGGLLHLPPLMEMDRALYASLRHLHTYLAYALFLVVIAPLVGSTDACLHLQGRRVPEHGELAHPAIGRAAKRRVP, from the coding sequence ATGACCCCCACGTTTACCGCCGCCGCGCGGATCCTGCACTGGCTGATGGCCGGGCTGATCGTCGCCATGCTGTTCATCGGCGCCGGCATGGTCGCCACCGTCGGGCCGGCGCACAACTGGCTGGTGCCGCTGCACAAATCCATCGGTGTCGCCATCCTGGCCCTGGTGGTCATCCGCCTGGCCGTACGCGCAACGCGGTCGCCGCCGGCCCTGCCCGCCGCCATGCCGCTGCCGCAGAAGGCCATCGCCCACGCCTCCCACCTTGTGCTGTACGCGCTGATGATCGCCCTGCCCTTGGTGGGCTGGTCCATGCTGTCGGCGGGGGGCTATCCCATCATCGTCTGGGGCGGCCTGCTGCACCTGCCGCCGCTGATGGAAATGGACCGCGCGCTGTACGCCAGCTTGCGCCACCTGCACACCTACCTGGCGTACGCCCTGTTCCTGGTGGTCATCGCGCCACTTGTCGGCAGCACTGATGCATGCCTTCATCTTCAAGGACGGCGTGTTCCAGAGCATGGCGAGCTGGCGCACCCGGCGATAGGCAGGGCGGCCAAGAGGCGCGTGCCATGA